Proteins encoded in a region of the Chelonoidis abingdonii isolate Lonesome George chromosome 2, CheloAbing_2.0, whole genome shotgun sequence genome:
- the LOC116837091 gene encoding voltage-gated potassium channel regulatory subunit KCNG2-like — protein sequence MTVGECSQKCYDIFVLETVCVAWFSFEFLLRSIQAESKCAFLKTPLNIIDILAILPFYISLIVDMVSAKNSNRKPGSGAGNKYFERVGLVLRFLRALRILYVMRLARHSLGLQTLGLTVRRCTKEFGLLLLFLCVAMALFSPLVYLAESELGAKQEFTSIPTSYWWAVISMTTVGYGDMVPRSIPGQVVALSSILSGILLMAFPVTSIFHTFSRSYTELKEQQQRAASRQLHQLEETTRSPNGDSSQGLGTSSPLDTAGAWHQPAVNQEDKRKC from the exons ATGACTGTA GGTGAATGTTCTCAGAAGTGCTACGACATCTTTGTGTTGGAGACGGTTTGCGTTGCTTGGTTTTCCTTTGAGTTCCTCCTGCGCTCCATTCAGGCAGAAAGCAAGTGCGCCTTCCTAAAGACCCCCCTCAACATCATCGACATCTTGGCCATCTTGCCTTTCTACATCTCTCTGATAGTGGATATGGTCTCTGCCAAAAACAGCAACAGGAAGCCCGGCAGTGGAGCAGGAAACAAGTACTTTGAGCGAGTGGGCCTGGTTCTACGCTTCTTGCGGGCTCTCCGCATCCTGTATGTCATGAGGCTGGCACGGCATTCACTGGGACTGCAGACACTAGGGCTCACTGTGCGCCGCTGCACCAAGGAATTtggactcctcctcctcttcctttgtgTTGCCATGGCGCTCTTTTCTCCACTGGTTTATTTGGCAGAGAGCGAACTGGGAGCCAAGCAAGAATTCACTAGCATTCCCACCAGCTATTGGTGGGCTGTAATCTCCATGACAACTGTAGGCTATGGAGACATGGTACCTCGGAGCATCCCGGGACAGGTAGTAGCCCTGAGCAGTATCTTGAGTGGTATTTTGCTGATGGCTTTTCCAGTCACTTCCATCTTTCACACTTTTTCCCGCTCCTACACAGAGCTAAAGGAACAGCAGCAGCGAGCTGCAAGCAGACAGTTGCACCAGCTAGAGGAAACCACCAGATCCCCAAATGGTGACAGTTCTCAGGGACTGGGTACCTCCTCCCCACTAGACACAGCTGGGGCGTGGCATCAGCCAGCAGTGAACCAGGAAGACAAGAGGAAGTGTTGA